A section of the Malania oleifera isolate guangnan ecotype guangnan chromosome 2, ASM2987363v1, whole genome shotgun sequence genome encodes:
- the LOC131148978 gene encoding basic leucine zipper 61-like: MAQLPPKIPTCSTFPHQKIPSMGALAPPIATQNPSWVDEFLDFSSAKRGLHRRSVSDSIAFLETPILTEDCRSSIGHGCTNEFDRFDDEQFINMFSDEVSPGLAPTLSTASNPSTPSDHNSINEEKPRPSNNQQERNEHEEVQSSCKLEMNALEGPSQTMIMAPTELIADPKRVRRILANRQSAQRSRVRKLQYISDLERSITSLQTEVSMLSPRVAFLDHQRLLLNVDNSALKQRIAALAQDKVFKDAHQEALKREIERLRQVYSRQQSLNNMENAKTSSSPEPRASSEVKDSIEKEQCLKA, translated from the exons ATGGCTCAATTGCCACCAAAGATCCCAACCTGTTCAACCTTCCCTCACCAGAAAATTCCCTCCATGGGGGCTTTGGCGCCACCCATCGCCACCCAAAACCCTTCTTGGGTCGACGAGTTTCTCGACTTCTCCTCCGCCAAGCGCGGGCTCCACCGGCGCTCCGTCAGCGACTCCATCGCCTTCTTGGAAACTCCCATATTGACCGAGGATTGCCGGAGCTCCATTGGGCACGGGTGTACCAATGAATTCGACCGGTTCGACGACGAGCAGTTCATCAACATGTTTTCCGACGAAGTGTCTCCAGGGCTAGCCCCCACCTTGTCCACCGCCTCCAACCCCTCGACGCCGTCCGACCATAATAGCATCAACGAGGAAAAGCCAAGGCCCTCCA ATAACCAACAAGAAAGAAATGAGCACGAGGAGGTGCAGAGTTCATGTAAATTGGAAATGAACGCTCTGGAAGGCCCGTCGCAGACGATGATAATGGCTCCGACAGAACTAATCGCCGACCCGAAGAGGGTCAGGAG AATATTGGCAAACAGACAATCTGCACAGAGGTCTCGGGTGAGGAAGCTGCAATACATATCTGACCTTGAACGGAGTATTACCTCTTTACAA ACTGAAGTTTCGATGTTGTCACCGAGGGTTGCGTTTTTAGATCATCAGCGATTGCTACTGAATGTGGACAACAGCGCTCTAAAGCAGAGAATAGCGGCTCTTGCTCAAGACAAAGTTTTCAAAGATG CTCATCAAGAAGCGTTGAAGAGGGAAATAGAGAGACTACGGCAAGTGTATAGTCGCCAACAAAGCCTAAACAACATGGAAAATGCAAAAACATCGTCATCGCCGGAGCCACGGGCCTCTTCTGAAGTGAAGGATTCCATAGAGAAAGAACAGTGTCTCAAGGCATAA
- the LOC131148921 gene encoding ervatamin-B, with translation MSPKHDRESIEERYEKWLAQYGRRYKDRDEWEQRFGIYQSNIEYVDFINSQNLSFRLADNKFADMTNEEFRSNFLGLQHHKPQRRNQTFRYGNCIGSPDSVDWRQHGAVTPIKDQGQCGSCWAFSAVAAVEGINKIKAGQLVSLSEQELVDCDVGSDNQGCDGGYMAKAFAFIQKNGGLTTEASYPYAGKDGTCNRGEAGKPAVTISGYESVPKNDEKSLQAAVSHQPVSVAIDAGGYAFQLYSEGIFDGLCGNELNHGVAAVGYGEDNGKKYWLVKNSWGTDWGEAGYIRMKRNPGDRRGICGIAMEPSYPVKD, from the exons ATGTCGCCGAAGCATGACCGGGAATCCATTGAAGAAAGGTACGAGAAATGGTTGGCACAATACGGCCGACGATACAAGGACAGAGATGAGTGGGAACAACGGTTTGGGATTTACCAATCCAACATTGAGTATGTCGACTTCATCAACTCTCAGAACCTCTCTTTCAGACTTGCAGACAACAAATTTGCAGACATGACAAATGAGGAGTTCAGGTCTAACTTCTTGGGTCTTCAGCATCATAAGCCTCAAAGACGGAATCAGACCTTCAGATATGGGAACTGTATAGGTTCACCCGACAGCGTGGATTGGAGACAGCATGGTGCCGTAACACCGATCAAAGATCAAGGCCAATGTg GGAGTTGTTGGGCATTCTCTGCAGTTGCCGCAGTGGAAGGCATCAACAAGATCAAAGCAGGACAATTGGTGTCGCTGTCGGAGCAAGAGCTTGTCGACTGCGATGTTGGCTCTGATAATCAAGGATGCGACGGTGGATACATGGCGAAAGCATTTGCATTCATCCAAAAGAACGGAGGCCTTACCACCGAAGCAAGCTACCCTTACGCAGGAAAGGATGGCACCTGTAACAGAGGCGAAGCAGGAAAGCCAGCAGTGACAATAAGCGGCTATGAATCGGTCCCTAAAAACGATGAGAAGAGCCTGCAAGCTGCGGTTTCCCACCAGCCAGTATCTGTTGCCATTGATGCGGGTGGTTATGCCTTTCAGCTTTATTCTGAAGGGATCTTTGATGGACTCTGCGGGAACGAACTCAACCATGGAGTGGCGGCGGTGGGTTATGGAGAAGATAATGGTAAAAAGTACTGGCTCGTGAAAAACTCATGGGGTACTGACTGGGGTGAAGCGGGTTATATAAGAATGAAACGTAATCCTGGTGATAGGAGGGGAATTTGTGGCATTGCCATGGAACCCAGCTACCCCGTTAAGGACTAA
- the LOC131148213 gene encoding uncharacterized protein LOC131148213: MSNITSTEGSSSKATSSSILDVSSPYFLHFADHPSAILVSTPLTGDNYPTWKIAMKMTLNANNKFGFVNNTLPKPTSSSAETQLWECCSDMVLSWILNSIDSSIVHSLIYHECPRGVWLDLENCFSQSNNPRIFKLKRDIANLTQGSMTISMYFTTLKRLLG, encoded by the coding sequence ATGTCCAACATCACATCAACGGAAGGCTCCTCCTCCAAAGCAACATCCTCATCAATTCTAGACGTGTCTTCTCCATATTTTCTCCATTTTGCTGATCACCCAAGTGCCATCCTTGTGTCCACTCCTCTCACTGGTGACAATTATCCTACCTGGAAGATAGCTATGAAAATGACCTTGAATGCCAACAATAAATTTGGTTTTGTTAATAATACCCTTCCCAAACCAACGTCCTCCTCAGCAGAAACTCAATTGTGGGAATGTTGCAGTGATATGGTTTTATCATGGATCCTCAACTCCATTGATTCATCCATTGTTCACAGTTTGATCTATCATGAATGCCCCCGTGGTGTATGGCTGGATCTTGAAAATTGTTTTTCTCAAAGCAACAATCCTCGTATTTTCAAGTTGAAACGTGACATTGCTAATCTTACCCAAGGTTCCATGACCATCTCTATGTATTTTACAACACTTAAAAGGTTATTGGGATGA